In Nicotiana tabacum cultivar K326 chromosome 19, ASM71507v2, whole genome shotgun sequence, one DNA window encodes the following:
- the LOC107813998 gene encoding uncharacterized protein LOC107813998 isoform X2, with protein sequence MIVVPRRKMKASNEAVGKAGKDKWVVCDYEYEYDVKEAATPSPPPPKRAVDEDLYKISPELLYAKPKRKGIRGFFSSCLLPICAS encoded by the exons ATGATCGTCGTTCCTCGTCGTAAG ATGAAAGCAAGTAATGAAGCAGTTGGAAAAGCAGGAAAGGACAAATGGGTGGTGTGTGACTATGAATATGAGTATGATGTGAAAGAAGCAGCAACTCCATCTCCACCACCACCTAAAAGGGCAGTAGATGAAGATCTTTACAAGATTTCCCCTGAATTGCTCTACGCTAAGCCTAAAAGG AAAGGCATTAGGGGTTTCTTTTCAAGCTGCTTACTGCCTATTTGTGCTTCTTGa
- the LOC107813998 gene encoding uncharacterized protein LOC107813998 isoform X1, translating into MIVVPRRKFNGTIWKKQMKASNEAVGKAGKDKWVVCDYEYEYDVKEAATPSPPPPKRAVDEDLYKISPELLYAKPKRKGIRGFFSSCLLPICAS; encoded by the exons ATGATCGTCGTTCCTCGTCGTAAG TTCAATGGAACCATTTGGAAAAAGCAGATGAAAGCAAGTAATGAAGCAGTTGGAAAAGCAGGAAAGGACAAATGGGTGGTGTGTGACTATGAATATGAGTATGATGTGAAAGAAGCAGCAACTCCATCTCCACCACCACCTAAAAGGGCAGTAGATGAAGATCTTTACAAGATTTCCCCTGAATTGCTCTACGCTAAGCCTAAAAGG AAAGGCATTAGGGGTTTCTTTTCAAGCTGCTTACTGCCTATTTGTGCTTCTTGa